Sequence from the Cryptococcus neoformans var. neoformans JEC21 chromosome 1, complete sequence genome:
TGTCGGAATGGGCAATGAGAGCGAGGAGAGAGTGCGACTTGCTGGCGGCGACGGTCTGCACggcgatgaggaggagaacaacgctgaggaaggaagaatgcaGCAGACAACGACACAAGCCACTGACGAGGTGCATGCAACTGCGTCCACTGTTCCCCGTTCCGCCTCGAACCCTTCCgtcctctttcatcttctcatttccctttcatcctGCTTTCCACAACCTTCTTGCACACCGGTATTCCGCCGCCCACATTCTTTATTAGCCCTTCTTATAATACATCGGGCGTAGGCGTTCTTTCCATCCGTAATGGTCGCCTTCCACGCGTCCTCCGCGctcctctcctttgcccttcttgcGCCTGGCTTTGCCAACGCCTTCAATCTTGATGATATCAAAAGGGGTTCCGAGTAAGTTACATGGTCAATAGTAGACACGCACAGGGCTGATCCCTCTACAGCTCCGTCTTACCGGGGAGGTACATTGTCGAATTCGATAGCGATGCTCACCTCACCTCTGCCGGTCTAAAGAGAGCCGCTACAGTGAGCTGACCCTCGCGTACCATCCGCGTAACAAGCTGACTTTAATTTTTCTTCAAGCCCCATGAATACTTCTATAAAGAACTTGATGCTCGCTCGTCCTCTTATACTGTCCACCAGGAATACGATTGTGACTTGTTCTACGGCGCGTCtctctccatttcctctgATGTTGTGAGTGACGCATCCTGAGCCCAGTTGATGTCCATCTAACCCAAATTTTAGGATCTTGAGAGCCTGCTCGACATCGCTGGTGTCATCGATCTCCGGGCTGTTCATTTACTCACCTTGCCCGCCGAGCCCCTTTCCAAGGAAAACACCCAATGGTCCGCCAGTTCTCACTCTTCGTCATCCAGCTCTGCATCTGCCACTGCTTCAGCTGCTTCCACTTCGGCACCGTTCTCCAACCTCCCCCAGATCCAGGCTGACGTTGTCCAAGCCTCTGGGaacaagggaaaaggaatcAAAATCGGTATCATTGACGGTGGTGTGGACTATACACGAGAACCTCTTGGTGGCTGTTTCGGGCCCGGCTGCAAGATTGCGGGAGGTTATGACTTTGTCGGTGATGATTACGATGGAACTAATGATCCTGTGCCGGACAACGATCCTTACGACAACTGTTATTCCCACGGCACTTTTATCTCTGGCATCATTGGTGCCAACGAGAATGTCTACGGAGCCGTAGGTGTCGCCCCCGAGTCGAGCTTGTATGTCTACAGGGTGTTTGGTTGCAACGGCGCGGCTTCGGATGACATTGTCCTTGCGGCGATGCAAAAAGCGTATGACGACGACATGGATGTCATCAACCTCTCTCTTGGTAGGTTTACTCCTTTAAGTGAAAGACAAAACGTTTAGCTCATACGATTTCTAGGTGAACCCTCTGGATGGACCGAGAGTACACTTAGCGTCTTTGCCTCCCGACTTGTTGCCAGAGGCACAATTCTCACCATCTCTGCTGGCAATCAGGGGCAAGTCGGTGGCTTTTACTCTTACTCTCCTTCCGCGGGTAAGGGAGTCATCAACGTTGGTTCCAGTGACAGCTCTATCTATCCTGCTCATCTGGCCACTGTTTCCACCGGTTACGGCCCCATTGCCTACTACAACTACAAAGCGTACAGCGACAAGACGTTGCCCCTCTACACTTTTGACTCGGACATCTATGGATGTACCTTGCCAGACGATGTTCCCGACTTGTCACCTTacctcgtcgtcgtccGTCGAGGTGGATGTTCCTTGTCTGAAAAGGCTCAAAACGTCTACAACGCCGGTGGAACTgccatcttcgtcgtcaaTGACGAGacttcccttcccatctATCAAAATTTCCCTCTTATCGACTTTGCCCTCATTAGCGACGATGACGGTAACTACCTCCTCAATCAGCTCAACACATCCGCCAACACCACcgtctctttttctttcaacCCTATCGCCCTGCCCAACATATGGACAGCCAATACCACATCTTACTTTTCAGAAATTGGTCCTACCAACGATTTGTACTTTGCTCCATCTGTGCTCGCCCCTGGTACCAACGTTGTCGGTGTCACGCCTACGGCTTTTTACAACTGGACTATCGCGGATGGCACTTCCTATTCTTCTGCCTATGCTGCTGGAGCTGCCGCTCTCTACCTCGCCGCCAAAGGTACAAACAATGTCAGCCCGAGCGACGTCTTGTCTGCGTTCGAAGTCACTGCTCAGCAACTTCCCGTCTCCGTCTCTGATAGCTCTCTTGTGAGCGTCGCTGTCCAGGGTGCAGGCAGAGTGCAGCTCAGCGACGCTATCTATGCCGTCGCCGACATTTCTCCTTCCGAAATTACATTGAACGACACGGCCAACTTTGATAAATTGCATGTGCTGACAATCAAGAACCCTGGTAAGAAGTGGGTAACGTACAAACTGTCTCACGAGCCTGCCGGTACCGCTTTGGCTTTCCAATCCGGGCTTAATCAGTCGAACGACCAGCCTTTGCCCC
This genomic interval carries:
- a CDS encoding peptidase, putative; the protein is MVAFHASSALLSFALLAPGFANAFNLDDIKRGSDSVLPGRYIVEFDSDAHLTSAGLKRAATPHEYFYKELDARSSSYTVHQEYDCDLFYGASLSISSDVDLESLLDIAGVIDLRAVHLLTLPAEPLSKENTQWSASSHSSSSSSASATASAASTSAPFSNLPQIQADVVQASGNKGKGIKIGIIDGGVDYTREPLGGCFGPGCKIAGGYDFVGDDYDGTNDPVPDNDPYDNCYSHGTFISGIIGANENVYGAVGVAPESSLYVYRVFGCNGAASDDIVLAAMQKAYDDDMDVINLSLGEPSGWTESTLSVFASRLVARGTILTISAGNQGQVGGFYSYSPSAGKGVINVGSSDSSIYPAHLATVSTGYGPIAYYNYKAYSDKTLPLYTFDSDIYGCTLPDDVPDLSPYLVVVRRGGCSLSEKAQNVYNAGGTAIFVVNDETSLPIYQNFPLIDFALISDDDGNYLLNQLNTSANTTVSFSFNPIALPNIWTANTTSYFSEIGPTNDLYFAPSVLAPGTNVVGVTPTAFYNWTIADGTSYSSAYAAGAAALYLAAKGTNNVSPSDVLSAFEVTAQQLPVSVSDSSLVSVAVQGAGRVQLSDAIYAVADISPSEITLNDTANFDKLHVLTIKNPGKKWVTYKLSHEPAGTALAFQSGLNQSNDQPLPQVSNAASVNIFPSSLTLWPGQSLLTTVKFTAPTGLDAQTFPIYSGFIKVTGGGSTVKVPYMGVAANMKDMPVLDPTDWYLGMNSPAIVDVDGNVQQGPATYTFSNVSYPSVLYRLAGGTPLLVIDLIDANANLTFTPDYTTRKRSPTFEQETENDERRRSLSARRLKSTGASFAATTKSKGLHSLWCHLTHYKASGCSKTGSTFQQVSIIGNLYVGEYLPRSTDNVDGQGGDYSTFELSSATFSNGTTIPNGDYKFLMRALHITGDNTNESDYESWVSQSFTVAQ